The stretch of DNA GCCATTCTTATATCGACATACCACTTACCCGTTAGCCGTTTCCACTCTTTAATTAAATCTTTTCTACGTATAAAACCCCCGTAATATAAGCAATGTATATGGACGCTATTATTTTTTTCACCAAGTTCAAAAGTTATGACAGCCCCAGAACCCTCCATTTCTAAAAGATTATGCCATATTTTCTTAAACGCTTTTTTTGATTTCTTAATAGCAGACCTGATATTTCCTTCTGTTCCGTATCCAAAAGTAATAAGTTTAAGAGTATAACCTTTTTCCCTTTTTATCTGTCTTATAGTATTGCTAACTTCCTGATAAACTTTCCTTGCCCTATCGCTCGCACAATAAGGACACGTTCTTAAATTACAACGAAGTGGAACAAGATATCTCTGACCGCATTGCTTACATTCTAAAACTATTACTTTTTTTCCATCTAATTCTATTTTTCCTTTATAATCTTGTAAATTTTTGATTCCTCTATGTCGTTTTTTCTTAAAGGGTTGCCCTTTTTTTTGCCCACTTATTTCTGTAGTATCAAGTAAAGTAGTATTACCCCCCATTTCCCCCCCCAAAAAACTTCGACTTTTTATTCCACAGGGGAGCATTTTCCCCCTTCAGAAGCCCAAGAATGTCCCCTACTGCGTTTTTATGATCTGTTTGAAGGTTTATATCAACAGAGGCAGGAAAATCTCCCCTTTGTTGCTGGTTGTGAAAGTCGTCAACACAGAGCCAGCAAGGTTTTTCTCCTGCCTCTTGTATTTTTTGCTTGACAAATTCTTTATTTGGGTTTATAATAGTCATTAGCATACATAAATCATAATAGTCATTAGTAAGGTTTGTAAAAAAAGGTAGAATGATTAGTATGCTCTGCAAAAACCCTATCTGTTGATTCTCTTTTGATGCAGGTAGGGTTTTTTTTAATTAGTCTCCCTCGCTTTCTTCTTCGCTATCATAGGTTATAATACCATCAAAAAAATCACCATATACTTTTTCTTTTTCTTTTTT from Patescibacteria group bacterium encodes:
- a CDS encoding protein rep, whose translation is MGGNTTLLDTTEISGQKKGQPFKKKRHRGIKNLQDYKGKIELDGKKVIVLECKQCGQRYLVPLRCNLRTCPYCASDRARKVYQEVSNTIRQIKREKGYTLKLITFGYGTEGNIRSAIKKSKKAFKKIWHNLLEMEGSGAVITFELGEKNNSVHIHCLYYGGFIRRKDLIKEWKRLTGKWYVDIRMARGKQAIKEVIKYIGKALLDLSHKEGYKIEMALRGLRRLVTYGIFYKRITGNKNICPICHSSSWKFIIISKFNHELVNQLLIQRQFWKD